One window of Sinorhizobium fredii NGR234 genomic DNA carries:
- a CDS encoding nitroreductase family protein: MTEINHRKADHPIHAIFLERWSPRAFTGEEIGKEELLALFEAARWAPSASNIQPWRFVYARRGSEYFASLLETLDEGNQRWAKNASALVIVLSKTHRVTSTGEVRPAYTHAFDTGAAWFALALQTQLAGWHAHAMAGIDRDKAMRVLGVPEHHRVEAAVAIGRIADPSTLPEDLREREKPSQRKPISEFVFEGRFRAD, from the coding sequence GTGACGGAAATCAACCACAGGAAAGCCGACCATCCGATTCATGCCATCTTCCTCGAGCGCTGGTCGCCGCGCGCCTTCACCGGCGAGGAAATCGGAAAAGAGGAGCTGCTGGCGCTCTTCGAGGCGGCGCGCTGGGCGCCTTCGGCGAGCAACATCCAGCCGTGGCGCTTCGTCTATGCGCGCCGCGGCAGCGAGTATTTTGCTTCCCTGCTCGAAACGCTCGACGAGGGCAACCAGCGCTGGGCGAAAAACGCCTCGGCGCTCGTCATCGTTCTGTCGAAGACGCACCGGGTCACATCGACCGGGGAAGTGAGGCCCGCCTATACGCACGCCTTCGACACGGGTGCCGCCTGGTTTGCGCTGGCGCTGCAGACACAGCTTGCCGGATGGCACGCCCACGCCATGGCTGGAATCGACCGCGACAAGGCGATGCGCGTCCTCGGCGTACCGGAGCACCACCGGGTCGAGGCGGCAGTGGCGATCGGCAGGATCGCCGACCCGTCCACGCTTCCGGAGGATTTGCGCGAGCGGGAAAAGCCGAGCCAGCGCAAACCGATCAGCGAATTCGTCTTCGAGGGTCGATTCCGGGCCGATTGA